The genomic segment CGGGCCTGAGCCTCTCTTCCCAGGGCTTGTTTCCGACTAGGAGGCCTGGTGTAGGGTTGAGGACCATGGACAGTTCACAGGACCTGGTAGGAGAGAGGCCGTTACACCCTGGGGTCCTCCGACACGCTTGTGCTCCAAGGATAGTGCCGTTCTCATAGGGCTTCATCTGCCTATCTGGATCCCCCAGGGTGCACACTATGTCAGATGTTGAATAAGAGGAGTTGGGCAGTTGATAAGAGACAGGGCAGAACAGAATCAGAATACATTAAGCAGATCCATGAGAGCTATGGGAAAGCCAGGCTAAGAGGAGGGAGAGCAATATTACTTCGGgagaaattattaattttttaattataggcTGCCTATGGCCCCTAACTTCAGGAAGGGCAAATGGAGCATGCTCCACACAAACTGTGTGGATGGAGAGCAAGGTGGAATGGATAGGCCTCCAGAAAATCAGGAAACTATTATTAGAAGGAAGGTGGGGGATAAATGCTGTTGAAACAAAAACAATAGATTTTGGCAACAGCCCCTTGGTCCTAACCTGAAGGTGAAAAGGATATAGAAGACTGGGATGTTCTCATAGAGTGTTGCTGTGTGCCACCTATTCTCAGTGCTTTCTCCATATTAGCTCGAGTTGGATCTGACCCCAAGAAAACTGACTACAGAACCTGTGTTCTTCATCACTGTTGTAAATCCCTTTTCCTTCTGTCCttacatttcttttcctctgaaataaGGATTTGAGGAAGGCCCTGATAATGAATGTGATTGCCAATCACACAGTAGTAGTCattattgcttttattattaaAAGAATATGTAAAATCTCTGGTATATAGCAGACATTCAATGACTGTGAAATAAgacaaaaagcatttgaaaacagACCAACACATTTGCACAGACTCTAGAGCTAAAAGAAAATCTCTATCATCTTCAGGGGGTTAGCAATGGGTATGAAAGAATAGGTGCAGACAGTAAATATATGAATAGAAATGTCCAGAGACCCATTGTGGCAGAGAGAAAATGGTGAGCTGCTGAATCCTTTAatgattctttttctccttcccttctcaaGTGCTGCTTAAGTAGAGCTGAGGCCAGGAGGGATGCAGCTAAAGTGGCTCTAATCAACTCCCTCTTCAATGAGCTGCCCTCTCGCAGGATCACCAAGGAATTCATCATGGAAAGTGTGCAGGAAGCAGTTGCTTCTACTAGCGTGAGTACCCACCAGGGAAGGGGGGAGCTGGCTGCACTGAGAACACTTGAGGCCTTTGAATCACTGGAGATGCTAAAGTGAGCAAATTTAAAGTATTGTGCAGGTTTCATTTTTACCCATTAAATCATTAATtttcagcaaaaagaaaatgtggatTGGAAATCATGAAATTGGATCTGGTTCCCTATTCTATCCATCTCAGTAATATTTTTAGCCTCCCTGGATCGCATTTATCAACCCTTATATCAAGGTACATAATTTGATCTACCTTGTTTATTTGAATCTTTGCTGTTTGAGAAGCATTGATTCTTTTAGGGCCTGAGAACACATGCAGTTGAATTCTGCTTTATCATAGAGCTCATTTTCTCCCACAAACTTAACtaatcataaaaattatttgaaatgccTATTAGAAATGCTGATTCTCCAGCCAGCATGGGGTCCTGCAATCTGTATTTTTAAGGAAACGCTGACTGCTTAGATATGAGAAAAGCAGTATGCCCATTATTGTTAGCTATTGGAATCACCATGCTTAAGTTCAATTACTTCTTTGACAGAGCTTTGAAAAGTTCTGTAATGGACATAATTAAATGCAAAGTGCTTTAAGAGCAAGAAATTCTGTCTTAGAATTTTAGATGGGACATTTTCTGTTATCTAGAAGTAGAAGATTTGCCTGTGAATTATTTGGAGCTCCTGATCTTGTTACCTGAAAATTATAAACCATGGAGGAAGCCTTGGGGTTCCCTGTGTGACCTCCAAGGGCAGGAACTTGGCATTACTAAAGGGATTAGCCCCCTCCTGGCTTCACCTTTAAGCATGGATAAACCCCATCTGAGGTTTTCATTCTCTGATTCCCTTAACCTGACTGTAAAGGTTCTGTCATTCTGGAGAAGCTGCTGATCATGAAGGAGACAGTACCACTCTAGCAGTGACCCCTGTGCTCCTTTTCCTTCATAAATGCTCCCAACACACAGAGATAAGGGAAGGGGCCGGGGACAGAGAGGGGCTGACCTGTCAGGGAGATGTCTGGGATCTGTATCTGTTCTGTGTCTGTTCTGAGGATGAAAGGAAACCTTCATTTTCCTGCCCTATAAATTTCAAGTGCCTTTGAGGAAGAGAAGTTAGGAAAATGATGCGTGATTTATATGTGTGGAATTttctcagaagcagggaggggccCACAGTGTAAATGTAATATATCATTTTTTCATGGAAATTTCTAAGGAAAGCGAATATGTAAGGTTTGCAGGCTTCTGGATGGATTTCCTCTGGGATATTTAAAAAGCCAACATAAATATTTCAGCAGTAGTGTGTTAATGTTATTGCATTCAAAAGCTATAAATTTGCTGCTATCTGATGCTGGTGGTTGTTTGTTCAATCTCACAAAGCCACTGCCCACGTTCCCAGGAACCCAAGGCTGTGGGGTACTGAAGGGCAGGCCCCAACACCACCCCAGAGCTTATGTTAGCTTTTACTGCCACTCCCCTAAGCAAAGTGAAGgggaatttcatttcatttctaacCATCACCCACCCGTCTTGTTTCCTAAAGATTAAGTGCTCCAGAAGTGAAAAAATATAAACCAAGACCCATGTCTCCAGGCTGAACACTAGCATATTATGAAAAGCTCCCATTAAGAATCATGGCAGTAAAATATGAATGGTCTGTACAACCAAAGAATTCTTTCCTGTCAATTACATAATCTTGCCTGGTTATCATCAGAATCGGAACAAGGTCAGCATTTCAAGATTTCACTAACAGATGAAAGCAGCCTCAGAGGGCAGCTACTGAAACATAAATGCCACCACACCAAAACCCTGGGCAGGGACACAGGAAATCGTGCTTTGAGATGATGATTCTTTTAGTGAGCAGATAGTTAACATTCCAATTAAAAGCTAGATTCAAATTGATTACAAAATCCTCTTTACACTGACTCATGGTGAGATTAATGATTTAATCCCAAATCAATTGCAGATTTGGTTGTAGAATGCACACCTGAAGGTTTAGGACAACAATAGAAGGCTTGCTGTGCGGCCCCAGTATTAATTCATGACCACCAAAGAAGAGGAGGACAAATATGTAACGTTTcccttttctgcttccttcctaaGGGCACTTTGGATGACGCGGATGACCCCAGCACCAGCATTGGAGCCTACCACTACATGTTGGAGTCAAATATGGGCAAGACCATGCTGGAATTTCAGGTACCTAACCTCCTGCCACAGAGGTTTTTGCTACACAATCCAGAAGCCTGGGAGAATGCCACTCTTATCACTAACATCTCCTGTCCCAGGAAACGTTACTCTTTTTTGTTGCTTTGGTCATTTTAATTTAACCCTCTTAAAATCCACCCTGGTAGCTCCATCATTAGCCATACCTCAGTAGGCTAAAATAAACAAGCATATGAAACGCAATCTTTGGTTTCTTAAAGGACAATGAAAGACTTATGTCTAAGAAACAAGTGGGGAACACCAACACCATTTTATGACCCTGTAACATTCCACCAGCTTTTCAGGACAAAGTTCCCCCTTAAACCAAATCAAACAGTTTTAAGTCTTGGTTGTGACCATTTGGAGCTTAATTTTCAGAAGTCATAGATAAAGATGCATGCAATGTATATTAAACAATGTCTCCCTCAGAGCTGGCATTTCTGTTAAAGATCGGTCACCTAGTATCattaactaaataaaaaaaaCTTAACAAGCTGTAACCCTTTTTTGCACCACTGACAAGCAAAAATATAGCTGAGGAACTTAATACATATGATTTacaaattaaattattatattaacAGAAACAATAAGAATAAGAATAGCTGATGCTTATTGGATGCTTACTTTGGCAATGTGCTAAGCATTTAAGAAATATTAtcataatttaatcctcacaacaaataTATGAGTAATATTATTTTCATGGCATTGAAGGAAGTGTGTCATTTGGCTTAGCAAATGGCGGAGCCAGAGTTCAGACCCACACCGTCTGATTTCTGAGCTCACACTCCCAACTACTGTCCTATATAAGGCTGGGCAGATGAAAATTAAGTAGTGAATGGGCGTGAAATGTGTGCGCTCTACTAAACTTGAATGCAGGTGAACATCCACATACGTGCAATGCTAGCAGGAGTCAATACCCAATGCTGTGATGAACAGCCTTTACCCCCAGCATTTCTGTTTTGTTAGGTTAGATTCCAAGAAGCAATCAGAGACAAAAGTTTTATGGATAAGAAGGTTCATCATGATATAATTTACAATGATGTTACACCTGAACCCTGAAGCCACTAACTTTCAGATACCTTCTTTGGTACTTTTCAAGCTCTTTTCCTGACTGCTGGGGTATAGCCACTTCTCAGATGGAAACATCCTccctgcccatttaaaaaaaacatttttcctcaTCAGTCCCTTGTttggtagaaataaaaatactgtttctTCACCTTGTCCTAGGATCTCAGTCATCCAGTTTTCTCCTTAAGTGGCCATTGTCTCCCTGACCTTTAATGTTGCTTGTCTTGGTTTTCACAAGACCAAATATCCTTAAAGCCTACCCTCTGGGCTAGAGAGGGTCAGGGTTCTAACCTTTGGAGCTGGTCCATTTTAACCTGGCTATGCTCCTCACCTCTacatctgtttcctcatctgtgtatAAATCGGGGAGAATAGTAGTAGTGGTGCCACCTCACAGGGCCATTGTGAGGGTTAAAATGGGACAATAGAGAGAGTCCAGAATAGTTCCTGGGATATATGGTAAGCGCTCAATGAAGTTTAACAACTGTTATTGTATGTATTTCTATAGAAGGACTGCTTTACTGGAAATGCCAGAGGCTCCCAGGCAGGTTCCCTTGACAGCTTTATCCAACCTAATAGTTTCAGATGACAATGGGGGAGCACAGCACCCTATACATCGTTTCATGTTCCTTGTTATAGAATAAAAGGGTGGAACAGTAAAGGGTTCTTTTATCTCCCCGTTGCAATCTAAAGTCacacagaggaaaaataaagtggaggAGCATAACACAAGAGAAAGagcacaaagttttaaaaatcatacagGCCTATGTGTGAAGCCTATTCTAACCACTTGCCACCTGTGAATTTAACATTTTGAGACTCaactttcccatctataaaataagaatcataatgCCTATTGTGTAGGATTTTTGTGGGATTTACATAATTAGATATTTATAAAGCATCTAGCATAGTGATTCCCCCAAGGAAAAACCttacttattttaatttctcCCCTCCTCTCAACCTCTCCAAAAGAATGTTATATTTCTTCATTATAGAGTGAATGTTGCCTGCCTCAGTACCATAGTAGCTTGTATACGATTTAGTAGTTACTTTCAGAAAAATCAAGAACAGGTTTTGAATGCAGTTGGGTTAGTCCACCAAAGATGGAGagggaaagattaaaaaaaaaaataagattttgcCCAAATACTATGAAAAGCAGCACTCACTTGCCTTCTAGTAATACTTTCATTGCCTTGCtatgtgctgtatgttttctgtgtggtCTGTGTAGTAAGGTATTTAAACATGTGAAATAGTAATTTGAATCATACTGTGGAAATGCTTCATAAATTCTCATAAAAGAGGCTGGATGCAGGATGGaggacaaaggaaaaggaaaatgtgagGGCAGGAAAAAATCCAAATTCCCTCCCCGCAGTATGGATGCTGGCAGCCCAGGAGGAGGGCAATGGAGCTTATCCTTTTTGCTTCCGCCAGTTCTAGGTTGCCTGCTGGGTCCTGCCACATCCCTTGGTGGCCTGGGTTAAATGCATCGGCTTGTTTCTGCACATAATGGAAATTGTCCGCAGAGCTGGGCTGTTCACAGCCGACAAAGCAATTCAGTACCCTGGTGGGTAATAGATGTGTGTTTGTATCTAGCTATGGATGACTCTGCCATACAAAAACAAGGCTGCTGTCTCCTGAATGCCCACAGGCCTTCCAGGGGGCCGTCAAGGCGGCAGTACTCAGAGGAAACATGATAGGCTTCTGCTTACCTTCACTTCGTGGGCGGGAAGTTGAGATGCCTGTTTTGAGGTAGCCTTGCCTTAGAGAAAACTGCCTGATGTTTGGGAAAAGAGATGGCGACAGCATTAGCCACTGGGTCTTGTCAAGGTCAGATTTGAGGCCGACTTTGACTGAAGctggttcatttatttattctgaagCCTAATGCAATCCAAGGACAAGTTGTTTATTTACATCTTTGCTAAATTCTCCAGGTCGCCTTTTAAAACCTCATCCCATAAACAAATTTCCTCTTAAATCCATTCTCTTGGGTGGGGAGATGGTGCCCACCTGTTTTTCAAGTTCTCCATTTAcagtgtttgtttttcttatttctgatgaATCACAGGACCAAACCAGTCTCCCAGACATAGTTCCAAAGAGAAGCAGTGTGCATTTTCTCCCCAAAAGTAACTGAAAGGCCAAACATTGTGTCTAGTGGGAGGCAATACTAGGCAGCACTGTGAGGAAGGAGCCCAGTTGTTGGTTTAAATGGAACGAATGACAAAATGAACAAGGAAGGCAGTAGAATAAAAGCTGCAACTGCAATTTTCCCTAAAGAGAAGGAGATCACAGGGCTTGATTGTCCTTTTGATTTCAAATTCACTTTGCTGATTGGGACTGGTGACATAACTTGGGGGATGGGAGGGGATggccagtgcaaaatgaaaatgcagggccttttgttaaaaaatgagcagaatttCAAGTCAGCAGAGCATTTAACCAAGCTCAGGGCCCTGTGTGACAGCACAGATCCCAAGTTCATGAAGACAGATTCATGAGATGGGCCCAGACTAGGTGAGGAGAGTTAGGCAAGCACAAAATGTAAAGGGACATCAAAAGCCTCAGTAAGCAACACAGTATTATaatgccatattttaaaaaactcaaaattaatgtgtaaaaattcatgacatacaaaatatcaaaattttaaacagaGAATTCTATATAAATAAAAGATCCTGAACCTGCGTGACTCACTCCACCCAGGCTCTCCAGGTTTCTAGATCAGCCCActaacacacacagcacaaagaCTTCAGTGGGCAGCAAGACAGACAGCTCACCAAGCAGACTTCTTTTAAGTGACAGGGTTTGGACAGGTAGAAAACAAGACTGTGAAGACCAGGTGGCAAGGGATCACAGTGAGACCAGGAAGCAAATCCTGACAAAGTTCACAGCAGCCCTTTCCTCACTAATCTGCAATAATGCAAGGATATCTGATGGAATCAATGAGAGGCTCATGAGGATTTCCTGGGGTCAAGCCGAAGGCTCAAGAAGTGGAATAAGAAGAGTGTGGGACTATTTCAATATCCTTTACAAATGATGGCAAGATTAATATCTCTATAGAAGAGGGCAAAAAGGGACTGCGACATAATATAAAAAGGCAGTAAGAAGGTCATCTTTCCTGGAGGATTTTAGGAACAAGAGCAGGAAGAAGCAGTTGTATTactgaggagaaaaaaatctccTTGGTGATAGAATAGAAATTTAGACAAATGTAGAATTTAGGGGTGAGGAGAATGACCCTCCTTCTGCAGTGAAACACAGTTCAAGTGTCTGTGGGAAGTTTTTGAGAGATGGAGGATGCAAAGGGACATGAGAAAGGATCTCGTTCTGTTGACAGTAGAACTGTGAGCTCTAAAATCTTAGGGCGGATTGCTGGTAGAATGGTAGGAGTTTATCTGGAAGGGGAGTTTATACATGTGTAGTGTATAGTGCATAGTTGAGAGCCCAGAAGACCTTGGAGGAACAATATGTTACTAAGCCTACAATTGTCAGAGGATGGAATTAAGAGCCCTGTTAGTAATAGGCTGGGCCACAAGGATGTAAGGACAATACTAAGAGGGCTATTGGAAGTCACAGAATAAACTCAGTACATCTTTCTGGGTTCTCAACTTGATATGAAGATTAGGGTTGGGAGGAAGATAGAGGAGTGCaggtcatatttattttattatttttaaaaacagatatatacaatagaatacaaAAGAATCCAAGTGGAGTCctaataataaacataaaatgagaaaaaaatcttatttgtaaatattaacTCTCCTGTAATACCACAGAGACTATTTTACATCAGGATATAAAGATATATTCATCTTTATGGCTACGAACTGTTCAGAGAGCAAGTTTGAGGATACAGGAAAGACAGCACAAATTTACCCTCCAAGGTTACCAGGGTGACTTTGATGAGAAGCACAGCTCTGAGAGCCAGATTAGGTAAAAATTGGTCATAAAACAAAGCATACTCACTTTCCCAAATTAGCATAGTGATGTGGCAGAGTGAAAACTTGGACGGGATAAGGAAGAACTGGAAGAGAGAGGGCATGCGAGGAACAGCTTCCCTGGGCACTGAATCCAGGACCCTGGGCAGACAGTGGGGTTTCTGTTTGGGGCAGCAGGAGTAATTCAGCTGGTATCCATCTTGTATTTTAATTAATGGAAACACATGGTTTTGCTTTTACTGAGGTCCCTGTGGGCTCCTGGGATGCTTACTGTGCAATACAACATAGACAAAATCCCAAACTGGATCCCAgactgaaaagaagaaaagtactATATTATAATGGCAATTTTAGATCTAAGAGTAGTGGCTGTTTGCCCTTCTGATCATTTTATAGCTTTAAATTTTACCTAATCATTTTAAGACGTCTAAAATGACTTCGTGTCTTCGgattttcataatgaaaatattttccagagcAAGCAGAGGTAAAGACAATAAAAGTCAGATGGGCAGTAGGACATCTGTATAAATGTTAAGTTTTCATAACTAGTCTCATGACCAGGAAATTCCTTAATTATAttgttattttctaataattacaTAGATGTGGTTTATGGCATTAATCTGCAATAGATGTCTCTctgacaaagaaagaaaggagggagggagagaggaagggaagacgaacaggaggaaggaaggaagataaaTTCAATGAAAGGCAGCTAGTTCTAATCACATTAGGAAAGTGAAATCTTCAGTGTGTTTATACACTTTAACTTGCTTTGATGTCATGCAGGGAAAAGATGATGCTGATAGAAAAGCTCAACGTTGTGCAGAGCCCTGCCCATTGGGTGGATTTTAATGTCAATTCGAACTTATTGTCCATATTTTATGGCATTTTCTCGACTGAGTTTATATAGTTAggagtgttttatagtttctgTAGTCTATTATATGCTTTATACTTATTTTTtggcataaatttaaaaaaattattttctctaatatGTAATACTAACGTGATTCAAAACTCAAAAGGGGCAAAAGAATGTCAGAGGAAGGTTTCTTTCCCACTCCTGTCTGCCAGACATGACTTTTCTCTCCCTGGAGGCAACTAATGTTACTTTTGTATCTTGGAGGAACTCTTACAAGCATTTACAAGCAAATATTTATAGGGGTCTTCTATTATTTTTCAATCAACTAGTAGTACACAGTATACATGTTGTGTACCTTGTCTTTATTTGAACAACACATCTTAAAGATTCTTTATATTAGGACCTAGAGAGCCTTCTCATCCTCCCTGTATGAATGCAATGTATTCAATAGTATGAATGTATGTAgggcaggaaaaataattttccctctacccttctgaGTTCTTAGCTGAGACCCCTGTAATAAACAGCAGATtaataaaagaaacagagaagttTATGAGCATCTATACTCATGCATACATGAGAGGTACCCCAGAAGCCTGAGGACTCTGTTATTTGAAAAATCTCAAGGTGCTCTGACATTATTGTGTGCATATTTATTTCCCTGCTGCATTTGGGGATCCCACTGAAGCACTTTCTTACATATTTCTGCTTTAAGACTAAAGACAGGTGTTTGGGTTTTGTAGGAGCTGATGACCATTTTCCAACTATTGCACTGGAATGGAAGCCTGAAAGCCCTTCGTGAAACCAAGTGTTCCCGACAGGTGAGATTTCCCAATCAAGGATGGGTTTGTGTTGTAGAAACTGAGCAGATGGCTTGTTATCTACCTAGGAAATGCCCTTTATTTggaattttctcatttaaatctGATACCTTATTTATCAAGTAAGAGCAGAGGACACATGAAAACATAGGTATAACAGTCCAGGGGAATCACGGACTGACCAAATGTGCACACGAAGAAAAATGTTGACTGGGCGTGGGACTGATTAGGTAGCTGTACTGAATGCCATAATGGAGGGATCATTAGACAGGCCTAGTTTCCAAGTCAAATGCTGAACTACCCTGTGCACCTGCCCTGCCTGCTTAGAATTTGTGCCCTCTTCCACTCTGTGATGCAGAGAGAAATTCGAGAGTGCATTGTCTCTGAACCTCCTCACTGAAGAGAGGTAAAGCTGGTTGCAGCATGAGAATTTTTCTTACCCCCACCAAAAGCCCCCAAGGACAACACAAATGATTAGAAAGGTGGACAAGCTGGCATCAGTCacctcaatttttttctttgaaaatttcttctttatttttcagagagTCTCATTATTTCTTTGTTACCTATGAGAAGCACCCCTCccccttcttttatagaaaagtcAAACCCCTCCTGTATGTTTACCGGTTTTCACCTGCTCTCCTCCAAGGTTTATTTTTATCTACCATTACACTTTGAAAAATGGTCATTTACTCTTCAGGTTTTGCTAACAGGAATTTGTACAAGGAACAAAGCCTTACTAGTCAGCAAGATGAGAGTGGATGTAAGAGTGTTCCATGCACTGTAGCCCCAGGAATTTTTAGTCATTCCTTGCCTGGAAAGTCTGGCTTTCAAAATGTCAAAGATGGAAAAGAAATGAGTAGCTGACAATGGCtttggctattttttttcttttcctttgattttatAAAAGGCCTTTGAAATATGCCAGTTGGTTATAAACACTTTTCCATGgttgtttttaatttgttaaggtcataaataaataccatatgttcttgaaaataaaaataagcaatgcaTCCACTCAAGATCTTCCTAAAGTGTATCCATCAAACCCATACATGATGTTACAGTGCCTTGACAAATTTTTCCCAGGAGAACTGACAGGTACCGACTACTTGTTTGCAGAAGGAAGTGACAATGTACGTGAAGGTACCATTGTGATGTCAATAAGGATAATGCCTACATTCCagaacacatttttaaagttctttctgAGGTTTCTGTAAGCCATTTGGACTATTTCCCTTAGGCTAACAACACAGCAGTTATGAAGTTGCCTCTCCTGGTTTCTAAGTCTTTTCCTGCCTCAAAGCTTCCTGCTTTCTGCAATGGATATGACCAAACCCAGATTTGCCCTAATTCCTTCCATATAGCTGTTTCCCTCTCTCTATTTTGCCAAAGGAGATAATACTGGCAGAAGAGTTCAATGAATCAATGAGGTAATGTTTGTACCAGTTGTTACAGTAATGCTtcttcaaaggaagaaatattttctaGTGAGGTCAGAGCTGTTTTGTGAACATCGAGTCATTCCTGGTGATAGTGTTTTGACTCCAGCGGGAGTGACCTGTTTTGCCGTATCAGCTTCTCAGCCCCTCATTTCCTTTACAAAGTGTGCCACAGGGTTTGGCTTCAGTGTGTGGACATCAGAGAGGTTTAGTTGTGGGCAGAACCCCAGTGAGCGTGGCAGGTAGCAGAAGCAAAGGAGAGGAGGTGTGGGAGGGCCATGAGAGCTCAGGGGCCCTTGTTGCTTTTCACTGACACCTTGGACTCTGTTTCTTGGCTCCCAGGAAGTCATCTCCTACTATTCCCAGTATTCCCTAGATGAAAAGATGCGCAGCCACATGGCCCTGGACTGGATCATGAAGGAGCGGGAGTCGCCAGGGATTCTCTCTCAAGAGCTACGAATGGCTCTGAGGGAGTTGGAAGAAGCCAGGAAAGCAGGACAAGAACTACGgttttacaaagaaaagaaagaaatcctgaatTTAGCCCTGACTCAGATCTACAGTGAGCCTGACACTTCCTCACCCAGTGATGATCAGCTGAGCCTCACTGCCCTTTGTGGCTATCCCTAGCAAGGCCAGGTCCCCGCTGCCCCCCAGATTGGCAGAGGCTGGACTCTAACATAGGGAAGTTCACCAAAGGAGGTCATCAGGGGCTTAGCACCTATAGCTACTACCTGCAGGCTGCTAACTCTCCCCACC from the Manis pentadactyla isolate mManPen7 chromosome 2, mManPen7.hap1, whole genome shotgun sequence genome contains:
- the LIX1 gene encoding protein limb expression 1 homolog, which encodes MDRTLESLRHIIAQVLPHRDPALVFKDLNVVSMLQEFWESKQQQRAIFSSEGVVVYESLPSPGPPFVSYVTLPGGSCFGNFQCCLSRAEARRDAAKVALINSLFNELPSRRITKEFIMESVQEAVASTSGTLDDADDPSTSIGAYHYMLESNMGKTMLEFQELMTIFQLLHWNGSLKALRETKCSRQEVISYYSQYSLDEKMRSHMALDWIMKERESPGILSQELRMALRELEEARKAGQELRFYKEKKEILNLALTQIYSEPDTSSPSDDQLSLTALCGYP